The proteins below are encoded in one region of Ostrea edulis chromosome 3, xbOstEdul1.1, whole genome shotgun sequence:
- the LOC125674931 gene encoding glycoprotein 3-alpha-L-fucosyltransferase A-like — protein MKAKQHGIVISVLVVCALVHYVIYNLLHDPNQYTTNNQPDIDRASRIVSSVGEGQETISNINSYTIMYYDMPSWMSFNIKVLNSSTCPQVKGQCLVYTDNKYLDSANAVIFYGESLGKVPEKKEGQIWTFFSIESPFLYSVGEEWNDKFSWTLTYREDSDFKCFYGKVYKRETPLVRNYSEIFRKKTKNVAWAVSNCNTPSKREWYVKKLQQYIDIDIYGRCGKLKCGTRSAAITECHKKFAEEYKFFLAVENSVCKDYTTEKLFNFFFHDLAMIPIVNGPQNVHEYIPKGTYINIMDYSSPSELAQDLQRIGSDEDLYSSYLRGKDKYGARQFSWYNVLCPMCARLHEEKQTSSIPDINSWIWKDTCIKPSLMLYL, from the coding sequence atgaagGCAAAACAACATGGCATCGTTATTTCTGTGTTAGTTGTCTGTGCCCTAGTTCACTACGTCATCTACAACCTCCTCCACGATCCGAACCAATACACCACCAACAACCAGCCTGATATTGATAGAGCTAGTCGCATTGTTTCTAGTGTTGGAGAAGGACAAGAAACAATATCTAATATCAACTCCTATACTATTATGTATTACGACATGCCTTCGTGGATGTCTTTCAATATTAAGGTTCTGAATTCTTCCACCTGTCCACAGGTGAAAGGCCAGTGTTTGGTATACACTGACAACAAGTACTTGGACTCGGCAAATGCAGTTATTTTCTATGGAGAAAGTCTAGGAAAAGTCCCAGAGAAGAAGGAAGGACAAATATGGACGTTCTTTTCGATTGAATCTCCTTTTCTGTATTCAGTAGGAGAAGAATGGAACGATAAATTTTCCTGGACATTGACATATCGAGAAGATTCAGattttaaatgcttttatgGAAAAGTCTATAAAAGAGAAACACCCCTTGTGCGGAACTACTCAGAGATATTCAGGAAGAAAACAAAGAATGTTGCCTGGGCGGTTAGCAATTGTAACACGCCCTCCAAAAGAGAATGGTATGTCAAGAAGCTACAACAATATATCGATATAGATATATACGGCAGATGTGGAAAACTTAAATGTGGAACAAGGTCCGCTGCAATAACTGAATGTCATAAAAAATTCGCGGAAGAATACAAATTCTTCCTTGCTGTTGAAAACTCAGTGTGTAAGGATTACACAACGGAAAAATTGTTCAACTTTTTCTTTCATGATCTCGCAATGATTCCAATCGTTAATGGCCCTCAAAATGTACACGAGTATATTCCAAAAGGTACATATATCAACATAATGGATTATTCATCACCATCTGAATTAGCACAGGACTTACAAAGAATAGGGTCTGATGAGGATCTCTATTCTTCATATTTAAGGGGAAAAGATAAGTATGGTGCTCGACAATTTAGTTGGTATAATGTTTTATGCCCTATGTGTGCTAGACTACATGAGGAGAAACAAACTTCATCTATTCCAGATATCAACTCATGGATATGGAAAGACACTTGTATTAAACCATCATTAATGTTATATTTATAG
- the LOC130052738 gene encoding pre-mRNA-splicing factor syf2-like: MTCRLFNSVDYEAATFRQYQRLTKEMKPDMNNYNQQKEKIGEYFYATRDTLDMNQWKDKPEFVDRMVEDLEKQVKKREKYSRRRTFDEDADIDYINERNMKFNKKLERFYGTYTAEIKQNLERGTAV, encoded by the exons ATGACGTGTAGACTCTTTAATTCTGTAGATTATGAAGCTGCCACATTCCGCCAGTATCAGAGGTTAACTAAGGAAATGAAGCCGGATATGAATAACTACAACCAGCAAAAAGAGAAAAT AGGTGAATATTTTTATGCCACACGCGATACTCTGGACATGAACCAGTGGAAGGATAAACCCGAGTTTGTTGATAGGATGGTGGAAGACCTGGAGAAACA agTCAAGAAGAGAGAGAAATACAGTCGTCGTAGAACTTTCGATGAAGATGCTGATATTGACTACATCAACGAACGTAATATGAAATTCAACAAGAAACTGGAACGCTTTTATGGAACTTACACGGCAGAAATTAAACAGAACTTGGAGAGAGGAACAGCGGTGTAG
- the LOC125675600 gene encoding pre-mRNA-splicing factor SYF2-like: MSEKKEDEPGPSTSKSKFSRLQRLRDIELKMNEARKLNHQEVVEEDKRSKLPANFEQKRKRVDWEEEQEKKRKKAEEAGEDFDRVKLLEVGADDAEKWERKKKKKNPDQGFSDYEAATFRQYQRLTKEMKPDMNNYNQQKEKTGEDFYATRDTLGMNQWKDKPEFVDRMVEDLEKQVKKREKYSRRRTFDEDADIDYINERNMKFNKKLERFYGTYTAEIKQNLERGTAV; encoded by the exons ATGTCTGAAAAG AAGGAAGATGAGCCTGGACCATCAACAAGCAAGAGTAAATTCAGCCGTCTTCAGAGACTCAGAGACATAGAATTAAAGATG AATGAAGCCAGAAAGTTGAATCATCAAGAAGTTGTGGAGGAGGACAAGAGGAGTAAACTGCCAGCGAACTTTGAACAGAAACGAAAAAGGGTGGATTGGGAAGAGGAgcaagagaaaaaaagaaag AAAGCGGAGGAGGCTGGCGAGGATTTTGACCGGGTGAAGCTACTGGAAGTTGGAGCTGATGATGCTGAAAAATGGGAacgaaagaagaaaaagaaaaaccctGATCAAGGATTCTCAG ATTATGAAGCTGCCACATTCCGCCAGTATCAGAGGTTAACTAAGGAAATGAAGCCGGATATGAATAACTACAACCAGCAAAAAGAGAAAAC AGGTGAAGATTTTTATGCCACACGCGATACTCTGGGCATGAACCAGTGGAAGGATAAACCCGAGTTTGTTGATAGGATGGTGGAAGACCTGGAGAAACA agTCAAGAAGAGAGAGAAATACAGTCGTCGTAGAACTTTCGATGAAGATGCTGATATTGACTACATCAACGAACGTAATATGAAATTCAACAAGAAACTGGAACGCTTTTATGGAACTTACACGGCAGAAATCAAACAGAACTTGGAGAGAGGAACAGCGGTGTAG